AATATGCCGAGCGGCTGGTCATTGGCCGCGATGAATTCAACTCGCTCACCCTGCGTGCCCTGCAAGCCAACCGTCCCCTCCAAATCAGCGACACCGAAACCGACCCCACCGCCACGGCCATCCGCCCGCGAGCGCGTGCGGAAGGCTATCGCGCCGTGCTCGCGGTGCCGCTGCCCACCCAGCACACCCCTCCGGCAGCCCTGGTGGTCTATTACCCCCAGCCCCACACCTTCACCCCGCAGGAAATCGACCTGCTGACCTCCTTCGCCAATCATGCGGCGATGGCCATCGAAAACGCCGCGCTGTTCGCCCGCTCAGACGCCCGCCTGCAGGAACAAACTCGCCGCCTGGAAGCCCTCATTCAATCCATGGGCGACGCGCTGCTGCTGGAAGACCACGCCGGACGGGTGCTTTACGCCAACCGGCGCATGGCCGCGCTGACAGAACTGGCCCCCGAAGACCTGACCGGCACCGAAACCGACCGGGTGGTGCAACGCATTCTCACCCACGCCCCGAACACCGCGGCGGCACGCGCCGCGCTGACACGCGCCGCTACCGAAGGCACCGCCGAAATCAACCTCCGCCTGCGTGGTCGCCTGACCACCTGGCAGGTGCAGATCTTCTCCGTCACCGACTCTCAGGGCGTGGCCATCGGCCACGGCCAGATTTGGAAGGACATCACCGCCGACCGCGAAATCGACCGCATGAAAGCCAGCCTGATGTCCACCGTTTCGCACGAACTGCGCACCCCCTTGGCCGCCATCAAAGGGTATGTCTCCACCCTGCTGGCCGAAGATGTTTCCTGGGACCCGGAAGCCCAGCGCGAATTCCTGCTGACCATTTCCGAAGAAACCGACCGCCTGAGCGACCTGGTGAGCGACCTGCTCGACCTTTCCCGCATCGAAGGGGGAAGCCTGAAGGTGCGACGCGACCTCATCGACCTGGAAGCCCTGATCGCCCGCGCGGCCCAAAGCGCCCATCCTTCCCCCGGCGACAGGCTGGAAGTGGCCTTCCCTCCCAACCTGCCCCCCCTGTTTGCCGACCCTCGCCACATCGAGGTGGTGCTGCGCAACCTCATCGAAAACGCGGTGAAATACGGCGGTGAAGATTCCCCCGTGCGCGTCACGGTGAGCGTGGAAACCGAAGACCTGGTGGTGCGCGTCGAAGACGAAGGCCCCGGCATTCCTCCAGAACACGTGCCCCACATTTTCGAAAGTTTTTACCGCGTCGAGGGGGGGCTGACCCGACAAGCCTCTGGCGCGGGGCTGGGGCTCGCCATTTGCCGCGGCTTCGTGGAAGCCCACGGCGGTAAAATTTGGGTCGAACCCCGCGCCCGGGGCACGTGCATTGCCTTTTCCCTGCCCTTGAACCCACCCGACGATGGTGAAACTTCCCCCGCATAGGAGGTCGTATGGACGCCCAACACCCCACCGTGCTGGTCGTAGACGACGCCAAAAGCCTGCGCGAATTCGTGCGCCGCAACCTGGATGTGCGCGGCTACCGTGTGGTCACTGCCGTCAACGGCGCCGACGCACTGGCGCAATTCCAGTCTCACGAAATCGATCTCGTGATCCTCGACCT
The sequence above is drawn from the Chloroflexota bacterium genome and encodes:
- a CDS encoding GAF domain-containing protein, with protein sequence MRTLFSRFETSPRLSRRRFNPRRDLGIRLLAIYALFVLPLVGMTLYFDRLATRRLHTDVESANLSLAKAIAEETNLSLGSFLGAARRLGADPAVLHGNIAAMQPLFEALSQSRPEVNLVYRLNAKGIMIYHYPRGSDVAWSTIGLDFSFRPYFQKARNTHLPFFSRGRISPTTNEPVVTAIMPLWEGNTFQGVLGINVSLNALSLALQQIAQTHPPSENFTIFIVDSEGNIVASSNLQHPRPGEGLLDNITALAPAFADLPGSDRTTTLLLHVHDKDTLYAYTPIPSVKWGVLVGRSAASAFNTVSAFRHATHLALVLVVVAGLLFWLALSRQVLGPLEDLAAYSRHIGQEGPHLPPERRTLETLTRRTDQVGHLARTLLRMEADIAARMQELHTLLETSAAVASTLDSRTVLARILAQVERLLDVEKCAIIAWDEQRQAFIAKASRGLSPQYAERLVIGRDEFNSLTLRALQANRPLQISDTETDPTATAIRPRARAEGYRAVLAVPLPTQHTPPAALVVYYPQPHTFTPQEIDLLTSFANHAAMAIENAALFARSDARLQEQTRRLEALIQSMGDALLLEDHAGRVLYANRRMAALTELAPEDLTGTETDRVVQRILTHAPNTAAARAALTRAATEGTAEINLRLRGRLTTWQVQIFSVTDSQGVAIGHGQIWKDITADREIDRMKASLMSTVSHELRTPLAAIKGYVSTLLAEDVSWDPEAQREFLLTISEETDRLSDLVSDLLDLSRIEGGSLKVRRDLIDLEALIARAAQSAHPSPGDRLEVAFPPNLPPLFADPRHIEVVLRNLIENAVKYGGEDSPVRVTVSVETEDLVVRVEDEGPGIPPEHVPHIFESFYRVEGGLTRQASGAGLGLAICRGFVEAHGGKIWVEPRARGTCIAFSLPLNPPDDGETSPA